The proteins below are encoded in one region of Glandiceps talaboti chromosome 17, keGlaTala1.1, whole genome shotgun sequence:
- the LOC144448060 gene encoding myomesin-2-like → MAKTVISPLRQLFFDLSEEIGEDDEQKIRDLAKGQIKARPLEKLKNPTAIFAYLSDHVCKSEEDLLCYLKQLLVKIGRSPLIKDYIEVYEEEQKKALPGIPGTPNIIDVDANKVAIRWSEPEARNNTSITNYTIQRKWKEENEWTVESSDVDPKCTEFIVSGLTEGNTYQFRVAAHNAVGLGEYSKACNPTTTKRKYDVPSSPGKPITTEVCASKLTIQWSGPLSDGGRAVSNYVIERKDNIETHWKVVSRDVEPFDNCYVSTGLIEGRTYQFRVAAKNSEGIGSFSDLSDCTTTKSPYDVPGRPEQLNVLEINASRVTLEWSKPVSDGGSPILSYIIHKKDKVNTHWKEVSSDVDSGDTTFVVHSLVEGYIYQFRVAAKNAAGVGKYSVSDDIKTKALYGLPSAPIKPAVTDFTKNTATITWSEPESDGGSAITKYLIQSLENITNQWKTVTSVSYTELRLFVDGLIEGCTYQFRVAAQNMTVVGEFSEPSNPIVTRPSHKTPGAPGKPIVIGECDNKVTISWSSPVSDGGATISNYILQRMDHSNNHWVMLSPTIDPEKTIVEIDDLTDDHTYQFRVAARNSAGIGVFSEPSDAHMITQATSTETIPIWSLHGKVSGFACPRGISFIPGNKIVVADNNKMRLTIVDYVNGAYKVCEKINLKDHQLPGVRKNMRPWDTAVSTNDEIIFTDTANNQIVTLVRNTPSHKFTSIVQNPNIKPRGIAVMNDKIFFTDIKHNCVSVYERNGDLFTTIGREVGEFDNPMSVVVNSQNQIIVSDNENNRVQAFEINESKEAKLKFSYCPPDDHHKLLSPTGLAIDSCDNIYVCDSGNRRIVKLSPSGELIGYIDDRGLGRPLYISVTTDKNVRIAVTDSEAEDIKIYSMP, encoded by the exons GTCCGttagaaaaattgaaaaatccCACAGCAATATTCGCATATCTGAGTGACCATGTATGCAAATCTGAAGAAGACCTACTGTGTTATCTTAAACAATTGCTGGTAAAGATTGGCAGAAGCCCTCTTATAAAAGACTACATAGAGGTATATGAGGAAGAACAAAAGAAAG CTCTCCCTGGGATTCCTGGGACACCCAACATTATCGACGTTGATGCCAACAAAGTAGCAATCCGTTGGTCGGAACCCGAGGCACGTAACAACACTTCAATTACCAACTACACAATTCAAAGGAAATGGAAAGAAGAGAATGAATGGACAGTAGAGTCATCGGATGTTGATCCAAAATGTACCGAGTTTATCGTATCTGGTTTGACTGAGGGGAACACATATCAGTTCAGAGTAGCAGCACATAATGCAGTGGGACTTGGAGAGTATAGTAAAGCTTGCAATCCAACAACAACTAAACGGAAATATG ATGTACCATCATCTCCAGGAAAACCAATTACCACTGAAGTCTGTGCTAGCAAATTAACCATCCAATGGTCGGGCCCTCTATCCGATGGTGGCAGGGCAGTATCAAACTACGTCATTGAAAGAAAAGATAATATTGAAACGCACTGGAAAGTTGTGTCACGTGATGTGGAAccttttgacaactgttatgtTTCGACAGGACTGATTGAAGGACGCACTTACCAATTCAGAGTTGCGGCAAAGAATTCAGAGGGTATCGGCTCATTCAGTGATTTGTCAGATTGCACCACAACTAAATCTCCATATG aTGTTCCTGGGCGTCCAGAACAACTAAATGTGCTTGAAATAAATGCCAGCAGAGTGACATTGGAATGGTCCAAACCTGTATCAGATGGGGGATCACCAATTTTATCCTATATCATTCATAAAAAGGACAAAGTCAACACACACTGGAAAGAGGTTTCATCTGATGTTGATTCTGGGGACACTACCTTTGTAGTACATAGTCTGGTTGAAGGATATATCTACCAATTTAGAGTTGCAGCAAAGAACGCAGCTGGTGTTGGAAAATATAGTGTTTCAGATGATATCAAAACCAAAGCCCTGTATG GATTACCAAGTGCTCCCATAAAACCAGCAGTAACCGACTTTACTAAAAATACAGCAACTATAACTTGGTCAGAGCCAGAGTCAGATGGTGGATCAGCAATAACCAAGTACCTCATTCAAAGTTTGGAAAACATTACCAACCAATGGAAAACGGTGACATCAGTTAGTTACACCGAGCTAAGACTATTTGTAGATGGCTTAATTGAGGGGTGTACTTACCAGTTCAGAGTAGCAGCACAGAATATGACCGTTGTTGGAGAGTTCAGTGAACCGTCAAATCCAATTGTTACCAGACCATCACACA AAACTCCAGGTGCACCAGGTAAACCAATAGTAATTGGTGAATGTGATAACAAGGTGACAATTAGCTGGTCATCTCCTGTATCAGATGGTGGAGCTACAATATCAAACTACATCCTTCAAAGAATGGACCATTCCAACAATCACTGGGTTATGCTTTCTCCTACAATAGATCCTGAGAAAACTATAGTGGAGATTGATGATTTGACAGACGACCACACTTATCAGTTCCGTGTGGCAGCCAGGAACTCAGCTGGTATTGGGGTGTTCAGTGAACCATCAGATGCACATATGATCACACAAGCAACCA GTACAGAAACTATTCCCATATGGTCATTGCATGGAAAGGTATCTGGTTTTGCCTGTCCACGTGGGATATCATTCATTCCTGGAAACAAAATAGTTGTTGCAGATAATAACAAGATGAGACTGACTATTGTAGACTATGTAAATGGAGCGTATAAAgtttgtgaaaaaataaatcTCAAAGATCATCAACTTCCAGGTGTTCGTAAAAATATGAGGCCATGGGACACAGCAGTGTCGacaaatgatgaaattatttttacCGACACAGCTAATAATCAGATTGTCACGTTGGTTAGAAATACACCTTCGCATAAATTCACTAGTATAGTTCAAAATCCAAATATAAAACCACGGGGAATCGCTGTCATGAATGACAAGATATTTTTTACAGATATCAAACATAATTGTGTGTCCGTATATGAAAGAAATGGGGATTTGTTCACTACGATTGGGAGGGAAGTGGGAGAATTTGATAACCCCATGTCTGTAGTCGTTAATAGTCAGAATCAGATCATTGTATCCGATAACGAAAACAACCGAGTGCAAGCTTTTGAGATCAATGAGTCCAAAGAAGcaaagttgaaattttcataCTGTCCCCCGGATGATCATCACAAACTGCTTTCTCCAACTGGACTTGCCATCGACAGCTGTGACAACATATACGTTTGTGACAGTGGCAATCGCAGGATTGTGAAACTGTCACCAAGTGGGGAACTAATAGGTTATATTGATGACAGAGGTTTAGGAAGGCCCCTATACATATCAGTCACTACCGATAAAAATGTTAGAATAGCAGTCACTGATTCAGAGGCAGAAGATATAAAAATTTACTCAATGCCATGA